A genomic window from Gossypium hirsutum isolate 1008001.06 chromosome D12, Gossypium_hirsutum_v2.1, whole genome shotgun sequence includes:
- the LOC107946388 gene encoding probable WRKY transcription factor 57 (The RefSeq protein has 1 substitution compared to this genomic sequence), whose protein sequence is MEDKEGGKPGTAFTSESSWTFSGGGPDSVSSSVNYFFDKDSSILSEFGWDLQPDHADDFGRFPEIDRTDSARPELAGNLSASQSCAAADIVVRCSVSGTALNPGGSADVSTSNPSVSSSSSEDLPEKSTGSGGKPPEIPSKVRKKGQKQIRQPRFAFMTKSEVDHLEDGYRWRKYGQKAVKNSPFPRSYYRCTNSKCTVKKRVERSSEDPAIVITTYEGQHCHHGIAFPRGGLICHEAAFAGQLTPPVSQIYHPGVQSHRQMPPSITQSQPHQAPVDVGEPHPEPEPTSQLPTDEGLLGDIVPPGMRGR, encoded by the exons ATGGAAGACAAAGAGGGGGGCAAGCCAGGAACTGCGTTTACATCCGAGTCGAGCTGGACATTTTCTGGGGGAGGACCTGACTCAGTCTCCAGCAGCGTTAATTACTTCTTCGACAAGGACAGTAGTATACTGAGCGAGTTTGGTTGGGATCTACAACCGGACCATGCCGATGACTTTGGACGGTTCGCTGAAATCGACCGGACTGACTCCGCCAGGCCTGAATTGGCGGGAAACTTGAGCGCCTCTCAAAGCTGTGCTGCAGCTGATATTGTTGTTCGTTGTTCGGTTTCGGGGACGGCTTTGAATCCGGGTGGGTCAGCTGATGTGTCGACATCGAATCCGTCGGTGTCGTCGAGCTCCAGTGAGGATCTGCCGGAGAAATCTACGGGCTCCGGCGGAAAACCGCCCGAGATACC GAGTAAGGTGAGGAAGAAGGGGCAAAAGCAAATACGGCAGCCACGTTTTGCATTTATGACCAAGAGTGAGGTTGATCATCTTGAAGATGGCTATCGATGGCGGAAATATGGACAAAAAGCTGTCAAAAACAGTCCATTTCCTAG GAGCTATTATCGCTGTACAAATAGCAAATGCACAGTGAAGAAGAGGGTAGAACGCTCTTCTGAAGATCCTGCCATTGTTATCACTACATATGAAGGTCAACACTGTCATCACGGTATCGCATTCCCCAGAGGTGGACTCATCTGCCATGAAGCTGCCTTTGCTGGTCAATTGACACCGCCAGTCTCACAAATTTATCATCCAGGGGTGCAGTCACATAGGCAAATGCCTCCGAGCATAACACAATCACAGCCGCACCAAGCACCCGTTGACGTAGGAGAACCACATCCGGAGCCTGAACCCACCTCACAGCTCCCCACAGATGAAGGGTTACTCGGTGATATTGTGCCTCCTGGAATGCGTGGCAGATGA
- the LOC107946388 gene encoding probable WRKY transcription factor 57 isoform X1 — protein MEDKEGGKPGTAFTSESSWTFSGGGPDSVSSSVNYFFDKDSSILSEFGWDLQPDHADDFGRFAEIDRTDSARPELAGNLSASQSCAAADIVVRCSVSGTALNPGGSADVSTSNPSVSSSSSEDLPEKSTGSGGKPPEIPSKVRKKGQKQIRQPRFAFMTKSEVDHLEDGYRWRKYGQKAVKNSPFPRSYYRCTNSKCTVKKRVERSSEDPAIVITTYEGQHCHHGIAFPRGGLICHEAAFAGQLTPPVSQIYHPGVQSHRQMPPSITQSQPHQAPVDVGEPHPEPEPTSQLPTDEGLLGDIVPPGMRGR, from the exons ATGGAAGACAAAGAGGGGGGCAAGCCAGGAACTGCGTTTACATCCGAGTCGAGCTGGACATTTTCTGGGGGAGGACCTGACTCAGTCTCCAGCAGCGTTAATTACTTCTTCGACAAGGACAGTAGTATACTGAGCGAGTTTGGTTGGGATCTACAACCGGACCATGCCGATGACTTTGGACGGTTCGCTGAAATCGACCGGACTGACTCCGCCAGGCCTGAATTGGCGGGAAACTTGAGCGCCTCTCAAAGCTGTGCTGCAGCTGATATTGTTGTTCGTTGTTCGGTTTCGGGGACGGCTTTGAATCCGGGTGGGTCAGCTGATGTGTCGACATCGAATCCGTCGGTGTCGTCGAGCTCCAGTGAGGATCTGCCGGAGAAATCTACGGGCTCCGGCGGAAAACCGCCCGAGATACC GAGTAAGGTGAGGAAGAAGGGGCAAAAGCAAATACGGCAGCCACGTTTTGCATTTATGACCAAGAGTGAGGTTGATCATCTTGAAGATGGCTATCGATGGCGGAAATATGGACAAAAAGCTGTCAAAAACAGTCCATTTCCTAG GAGCTATTATCGCTGTACAAATAGCAAATGCACAGTGAAGAAGAGGGTAGAACGCTCTTCTGAAGATCCTGCCATTGTTATCACTACATATGAAGGTCAACACTGTCATCACGGTATCGCATTCCCCAGAGGTGGACTCATCTGCCATGAAGCTGCCTTTGCTGGTCAATTGACACCGCCAGTCTCACAAATTTATCATCCAGGGGTGCAGTCACATAGGCAAATGCCTCCGAGCATAACACAATCACAGCCGCACCAAGCACCCGTTGACGTAGGAGAACCACATCCGGAGCCTGAACCCACCTCACAGCTCCCCACAGATGAAGGGTTACTCGGTGATATTGTGCCTCCTGGAATGCGTGGCAGATGA